A portion of the Sabethes cyaneus chromosome 3, idSabCyanKW18_F2, whole genome shotgun sequence genome contains these proteins:
- the LOC128742666 gene encoding arrestin domain-containing protein 4-like — MTVDCEIRYDGNPEGIFFVGQTVTGTAVLQLSETETVNGVSVKIEGFTAVNWRGKRHPHGHKHNRLFSGSEEHLSALTYVVGGPQGPVLEIPPGSHTFKFACPLAATLPTSFEGQYGHVRYTITVVVERPSRQNTSYREGFTVLRQVNLNEHPSLWEAKKLELSKQFGWWIFKSDPLDISVEVPSTGYVPGQHIPVLVQWDNGSSALINGIRIKLFKNETYSATDPFEKSRTDTTCIAKIENRDAHAQGRIRFERNLAIPSTPPSTVSPMITISYELVVYIHISSGEIPEFTVPITIGTIPLSGLPPIRRPENPSDRPSADQPPSYGFKLDGMPSDYPPSKSGAPSTSQTTASGPTPVAPMASAAEELPPPSYEEAMNTTPTNSQQDDDESATQWNGCKPFIPKYPVYKFDGPGGSGQQ; from the exons ATGACGGTTGACTGTGAGATTCGTTACGATGGCAATCCCGAGGGCATCTTTTTTGTCGGACAAACCGTAACCGGAACTGCAGTGCTGCAGCTGAGTGAAACGGAAACGGTGAACG GAGTCAGTGTTAAAATCGAGGGCTTCACCGCGGTGAACTGGAGAGGCAAACGACATCCGCACGGGCATAAACATAACCGACTCTTCAGCGGCTCGGAAGAACATTTGAGCGCGCTCACCTACGTCGTTGGCGGTCCTCAGGGCCCGGTACTGGAAATACCGCCCGGTTCGCACACGTTCAAATTTGCCTGCCCTCTAGCGGCAACACTACCGACATCATTCGAGGGACAGTACGGACATGTTCGCTATACGATCACCGTTGTGGTAGAGCGGCCATCTCGACAGAACACTAGCTACCGGGAGGGATTCACCGTACTGCGACAGGTCAACCTAAACGAACATCCTTCGCTGTGGGAAGCTAAGAAGCTTGAACTGAGCAAACAATTCGGCTGGTGGATATTCAAATCGGATCCCTTGGATATTAGCGTGGAAGTTCCTTCCACCGGATACGTTCCAGGGCAGCACATTCCCGTACTAGTGCAATGGGACAACGGCAGCAGTGCTCTCATCAATGGGATCCGTATTAAGCTGTTCAAAAACGAAACATACTCTGCGACTGATCCGTTCGAAAAATCACGAACAGACACAACATGCAtcgcaaaaattgaaaatcgagaTGCACACGCCCAAGGCCGAATCAGATTTGAAAGAAATCTTGCGATTCCGTCCACTCCCCCTAGTACGGTCAGCCCCATGATAACGATCTCCTACGAATTGGTGGTTTACATTCACATTTCTTCAGGGGAGATTCCGGAGTTCACCGTACCGATTACAATCGGTACGATTCCACTGAGCGGACTGCCACCGATCAGAAGACCGGAAAATCCTTCTGATCGTCCATCCGCAGACCAGCCCCCTTCATACGGATTCAAGCTAGACGGCATGCCGTCTGATTATCCACCCTCAAAGTCTGGTGCTCCCTCAACATCTCAAACGACCGCCTCTGGACCTACGCCTGTGGCACCGATGGCGAGCGCAGCGGAAGAACTTC CCCCACCCTCTTACGAGGAAGCAATGAATACTACACCTACCAATTCACAGCAGGATGATGATGAATCGGCTACTCAATGGAATGGTTGCAAACCATTCATCCCGAAATATCCAGTGTATAAATTCGATGGTCCCGGTGGATCTGGTCAACAGTGA
- the LOC128739371 gene encoding arrestin domain-containing protein 3-like, whose amino-acid sequence MSTCCEIKFDENPYGVYFPGQTLSGSVELCLADVTKVKGVALRINGVAEVRWSETHGVGKNRRTVVYRGRQDYMHSTTYLAGSKEGNSIELLPGIHTYRFSCALPPNLVTSLEAEYGHVRYTVKVILERSWKLDQSYKVAFTVLRHVDLNHEYDIRLPLKMDKAKTFLCGPCSSEPMHISAQVPITGFVPGQTIVVKIDVDNQSRKDLDGIATMLVRTVSFISQTPHSKIREVPSVIAKCRCAGVKRRSQGSYEQHLLIPAMPPTSRTCQVLTVNYSVVVEGKISGPAINPRIQIPITLGTIPLSMSAIPRFGDTVNVISQQPMAGSSTEDTVTNPAFPSELPPPSYEEVINADRTNIQDEDETNEIGWRDFSPRYMVYRFNSDVDATHPPETPPNATDDMKKLEEKSLPEK is encoded by the exons ATGTCAACCTGCTGTGAGATAAAGTTCGACGAAAACCCCTACGGTGTGTACTTTCCCGGTCAAACACTGTCCGGCAGTGTAGAGCTGTGCCTAGCGGATGTTACGAAAGTGAAAG GTGTTGCCCTACGAATCAACGGCGTTGCCGAGGTGCGATGGTCCGAGACACATGGAGTCGGTAAAAATCGACGGACCGTCGTCTACCGTGGTCGGCAGGATTACATGCATTCCACCACCTATCTAGCCGGTTCCAAAGAGGGAAACTCCATTGAACTGCTGCCGGGAATCCACACGTATCGTTTTTCCTGCGCTCTACCACCCAATCTAGTGACTTCTCTTGAGGCAGAATACGGTCACGTACGGTACACTGTGAAAGTGATCCTGGAGCGATCGTGGAAATTGGACCAATCCTATAAGGTAGCATTCACGGTTCTACGGCATGTTGACCTAAACCACGAGTACGACATTCGTCTCCCGCTGAAAATGGACAAAGCCAAAACGTTCCTCTGTGGACCATGCAGTTCGGAACCGATGCACATATCGGCACAAGTTCCGATCACTGGATTCGTGCCCGGCCAAACGATTGTGGTGAAAATCGATGTTGACAATCAAAGTAGAAAGGACCTCGACGGGATTGCCACCATGCTGGTGCGAACGGTATCATTTATCAGTCAAACGCCGCATTCGAAAATACGAGAAGTTCCATCGGTCATAGCCAAATGCCGATGCGCTGGAGTAAAACGACGAAGTCAGGGATCGTACGAGCAGCATCTGCTCATACCTGCCATGCCGCCAACCAGTAGAACATGTCAGGTCCTGACCGTCAACTACAGTGTCGTAGTCGAAGGAAAAATATCGGGTCCTGCCATCAACCCAAGGATACAGATTCCCATCACGCTGGGAACGATTCCACTTTCCATGAGTGCCATTCCTAGATTCGGTGATACGGTGAACGTTATTTCGCAACAACCAATGGCTGGCAGTTCCACAGAGGACACAGTGACTAATCCTGCTTTTCCGTCCGAATTAC CACCACCCTCGTACGAGGAAGTGATTAATGCTGACCGAACCAACATCCAGGACGAAGATGAAACCAACGAAATAGGTTGGCGTGACTTTAGCCCTCGCTATATGGTCTATAGGTTCAATAGCGATGTGGATGCGACGCATCCACCGGAAACGCCGCCCAATGCAACCGATGATATGAAGAAGCTCGAGGAAAAGTCTCTGCCGGAGAAATGA
- the LOC128739372 gene encoding arrestin domain-containing protein 3-like, with amino-acid sequence MATVCNIKFNANSNGVYIPGQTVTGKVELHLTEATVLKGYHFYNFSCVLPSNLATSLESEQGYVRYTAKLVLERHLKPDQSFKIGFTVLRHVNLNHELRDVRLPARTEKTKTYCCGPCRSKPLYVSAQLPISGYVPGQTITVKITVENQTKKRVNEVSAKLLQVISFISKTPYCEISENCTTIAEVRCAGVEAHGNLSKEQYLLVPIVPPTSTSCPVLTVNYFVEVEGKIGGPNSNPRIRIPITIGTVPLSASAVPAFDEPAIAVVHQPNATVIPSLNDYYTLPPPSYEEATGAIRNNILDEEETDETTSGNYTPRYVFYHFGVTQKSNENI; translated from the exons ATGGCCACGGTTTGTAACATTAAGTTTAACGCGAACTCAAACGGTGTCTATATACCGGGTCAAACCGTGACTGGAAAAGTAGAACTACATTTGACAGAAGCAACCGTTCTCAAAG GATATCACTTTTACAACTTTTCCTGCGTTCTGCCATCAAATCTTGCAACTTCCTTGGAATCCGAACAGGGTTATGTTCGCTACACGGCTAAATTGGTTCTCGAACGCCACCTAAAACCGGATCAATCCTTTAAAATAGGATTTACCGTGCTTCGACACGTGAATCTAAACCACGAGCTCCGGGATGTTCGTCTTCCGGCTAGGACGGAAAAAACGAAAACCTACTGTTGTGGCCCGTGCCGATCGAAACCGCTGTACGTTTCTGCCCAGCTACCTATTTCCGGTTACGTTCCAGGCCAAACCATTACGGTTAAAATTACCGTGGAAAATCAAACCAAAAAGCGTGTAAATGAAGTCTCCGCCAAGCTGCTGCAAGTGATTTCTTTCATCAGTAAAACTCCTTACTGCGAAATAAGCGAAAACTGTACAACCATAGCCGAAGTCCGCTGCGCTGGAGTAGAAGCTCACGGTAATCTAAGCAAGGAGCAGTATCTACTAGTACCGATTGTTCCTCCCACTAGCACATCCTGTCCTGTTTTAACCGTCAACTATTTCGTTGAGGTTGAAGGCAAAATTGGTGGTCCAAACAGTAATCCTAGGATAAGAATACCGATTACCATCGGGACAGTACCCCTGTCGGCCAGTGCTGTTCCAGCCTTTGACGAACCAGCAATCGCCGTAGTGCATCAACCTAATGCCACTGTGATTCCATCACTGAATGACTATTATACGTTGC CTCCTCCTTCCTATGAAGAAGCTACCGGTGCCATTCGAAACAACATTCTTGATGAAGAAGAAACCGATGAAACGACTTCGGGTAACTACACCCCTCGATACGTTTTCTATCACTTTGGTGTTACGCAAAAATctaatgaaaatatttaa
- the LOC128739373 gene encoding arrestin domain-containing protein 3-like, which yields MAIKHFQIELDKSSHTYYAGETMNGVVTLVLDAPKKIRGVSLQFKGVAEVKWTERRGAGKNRRVIHFHGRTDYMNHTTYITGSSDGESFHLPAGTHIYNFSCALPANLATSVEAKRGYIRYTIKVTLNRAWMLDKSYKMGFTVLQLLDLNVLSNVRLPIKMDVTKTFCCWPCRTGPLHMSAQLPISGYVPGQTIVVMVTVDNRSERILGKIVTRLVQHTTYVSKTPHQETIKESSEIVQAESAASNETEKSCYEHHLFIPPLTPTNISCEVLQITYRVEIKTTNSFGWSPTVKIPITLGTIPLVSSAIPRFEEVTLPADQQCKPGASGEDPECNTNYPIELPPPTYEEVMNAHRVNIQDEDEKNEIGCEDFSPRYLIYRFPPVPCAPPAESEVSRKQSA from the exons atggcgataaaacattttCAAATCGAACTGGATAAATCCTCGCACACGTACTATGCTGGTGAAACCATGAATGGAGTGGTGACGTTAGTCTTGGATGCgccgaaaaaaatcagag GCGTATCCCTCCAGTTCAAAGGTGTTGCAGAAGTGAAATGGACTGAGCGGCGAGGTGCCGGTAAGAATCGTCGGGTGATTCACTTTCACGGTCGGACAGACTATATGAACCACACCACATATATTACCGGTTCTAGCGACGGAGAAAGTTTCCATTTACCAGCCGGAACGCATATCTATAATTTTTCCTGTGCCCTTCCTGCCAACTTGGCAACATCAGTAGAAGCCAAACGTGGCTACATTCGCTACACCATAAAGGTAACGCTTAACCGTGCATGGATGTTGGATAAGTCCTACAAAATGGGATTCACAGTCCTGCAACTGTTAGATTTGAATGTCCTAAGTAACGTACGACTTCCCATCAAAATGGATGTAACCAAAACATTTTGTTGCTGGCCGTGCAGGACGGGTCCATTGCATATGTCAGCACAATTACCAATATCCGGGTATGTACCGGGACAAACCATTGTCGTAATGGTTACCGTTGATAATCGGAGTGAGCGGATTCTTGGTAAAATTGTAACGAGATTAGTGCAACATACAACATACGTTAGCAAAACACCACACCAAGAAACGATAAAGGAGTCGTCAGAAATAGTACAAGCAGAAAGTGCAGCAAGTAATGAAACTGAAAAGTCATGCTATGAACATCACCTGTTCATACCGCCTTTAACACCGACTAACATAAGCTGTGAAGTGTTGCAAATAACGTACCGAGTTGAAATTAAGACCACTAACAGCTTCGGTTGGAGCCCAACTGTTAAGATCCCCATTACTTTGGGTACGATTCCTCTAGTAAGTAGTGCAATCCCCAGGTTTGAGGAAGTAACACTTCCTGCTGACCAACAATGCAAGCCTGGCGCTTCCGGGGAGGATCCTGAATGCAACACGAACTATCCCATTGAATTAC CCCCGCCCACCTATGAAGAAGTCATGAATGCCCATCGCGTCAACATTCAGGACGAAGACGAAAAGAATGAAATTGGCTGTGAAGATTTTTCTCCTCGCTATCTGATTTATCGTTTTCCTCCGGTCCCCTGTGCGCCACCAGCAGAATCAGAAGTGAGCCGAAAGCAGTCTGCGTAG